The genomic region ACAATCATGACGTCCGACTGGCGAGGCGAGGCGCGGAAAATGATACCGAGCCTGTCTTGGTCGTAGCgcggggtggagaggtgcATCATCTCGACGGCACAGCAGGCCAGACCAAAGGTCATGGGCCAGAGGGACGACTGCCGGCCccagttggtgatgatgtcgagtgtggtgctgttgagCACATAGTTAGCAACGGGGGTGGGGAAAAgtgaaaggggaggggggggggaaatgaCGTACAGCGCGTATTGGACAAAGCCCTTGGTGCCCTCCTGGCTGGGAAGGGGAACCTCCTTTCGTTCATGGAGCTTCGACAGGCCGTATCCACCGTGAGGCTGGACAGCGCCGGCGTCCTTGCGGGCTGACGACGAGATGGCCGCCGCGGCGCGGAGGGGGACGAGCTGGGTCGTGGTAGGGCGTGCTGTTCAAGAGTTGCAACAATGATTAGCCTTGTGTTCCTTATCCCCCGTCCCTCTCCCAGCAAGCACATTCCCCCCTCTGCCCAAAACATCCAGCTCAGCTTACCTCGCAGCGCCAGCGAGACGCCTGTCCTCGCGGAGGCAAGCATCTTGTCCGTGGTATAGGTTGTGGTAGGTGGTCTGGAATTCGTCGTCGGCGTTCCAAGCCTCAATTGCCGGGCCCCGAGCAGGCAAGTCGTACGAGGTAGCGGAGTGGTTGTTGAGCGGAGAGGTTCCGAAACGGCGAGCAACTTGGGGAGattgggaaaaaaaaaacccacgAACGAACTCGATCTCTATCAAAGGCTGGGAAAGTGGCGGTTCGACGTTGATATCCCCGAGCGCTTTTCGCCCTCTCTCTTTCGCCCGCCCGCCGTGCAGGGGCCAGGTTCTAAGCACAAACTGGCGGGTTTTGATTGGTGGGGTCGCCTGATTGTGGGGTACAAAATGACCCGCCTTTCGCAACGCTCGGCATTTTCCGA from Podospora bellae-mahoneyi strain CBS 112042 chromosome 4, whole genome shotgun sequence harbors:
- the PaNUO19.3 gene encoding PSST subunit of the respiratory complex I (EggNog:ENOG503NVKG; COG:C), with translation MLASARTGVSLALRARPTTTQLVPLRAAAAISSSARKDAGAVQPHGGYGLSKLHERKEVPLPSQEGTKGFVQYALTTLDIITNWGRQSSLWPMTFGLACCAVEMMHLSTPRYDQDRLGIIFRASPRQSDVMIVAGTLTNKMAPALRQVYDQMPEPRWVISMGSCANGGGYYHYSYSVVRGCDRVVPVDVYVPGCPPTSEALMYGIFQLQRKMRNTKITRMWYRK